Proteins co-encoded in one Heptranchias perlo isolate sHepPer1 chromosome 9, sHepPer1.hap1, whole genome shotgun sequence genomic window:
- the LOC137325279 gene encoding AP-1 complex subunit mu-1-like isoform X2, with amino-acid sequence MAFSAIYFLDNKGQVLISRNYRGDVEMSMIENFMPLLLSKEEDGSLNPILMQDKVYFLWIKYKNIYMVCTLKRNTNISLSFSFLFKVKQIFIEYFGDLEQESIQDNFILMYELLDEIMDFGYPQITETAILQEYITQEGYKLKQGAPRPPAAVTNAVSWRSEGIKYRKNELFMDVIESINFLVNARGCVVHCEILGQILMNCCLSGMPEVSLCFNDNALFNQDQKNVNVVDFEDVKFHSCVRLSRFENERVISFIPPDKDFELMSYRVTNRVRPFLVVEAAVQRYTHSRMEITAKVKGQFKERLTATDVAIIIPVPNDASSPKFSTAKGCVEWVPEDSAIIWSINSIKGGKEFTMKAQLGLPSVEAEEPEAKPPIRVKFLIQYLAASGLQISKFGFKVRYCQAPLYAEDSTSFTRMQRETKSAVVSNCVR; translated from the exons ATGGCATTTTCTGCCATTTACTTTTTGGATAACAAAGGACAG GTTCTCATCTCACGCAATTACCGAGGGGATGTTGAAATGTCGATGATTGAGAATTTTATGCCTTTACTTCTAAGCAAAGAGGAGGATGGATCCTTAAATCCCATTTTAATGCAAGACAAAGTCTATTTCTTGTGGATTAAATACAAAAATATCTACA TGGTGTGTACACTGAAGAGAAACACCAACATTTCATTATCATTTTCATTCCTTTTCAAAGTAAAACAG ATTTTCATTGAGTACTTTGGAGATCTTGAACAAGAGAGTATACAGGACAATTTTATTCTAATGTATGAGCTCCTTGATGAAATTATGGACTTCGGCTATCCCCAGATCACTGAAACAGCCATCCTGCAGGA atacattacacaGGAAGGCTATAAATTGAAGCAGGGAGCACCTAGACCTCCAGCTGCTGTCACCAATGCTGTATCCTGGAGATCTGAAGGAATCAAGTATCGGAAGAATGAACTCTTCATGGACGTCATTGAGTCTATTAACTTCTTG GTAAATGCTCGTGGCTGTGTGGTCCACTGTGAGATTCTGGGGCAGATTTTAATGAACTGCTGCCTGAGTGGGATGCCTGAAGTCAGTTTGTGTTTTAATGACAATGCTCTTTTCAACCAGGACCAAA AAAATGTTAATGTAGTGGACTTTGAAGACGTAAAATTCCATTCATGCGTCCGGCTATCTCGCTTTGAAAATGAACGCGTCATCTCATTCATCCCACCAGACAAGGACTTTGAACTGATGTCATATCGAGTCACCAATCGA GTCAGACCGTTTCTAGTGGTTGAAGCAGCTGTGCAGAGATACACGCACAGCAGAATGGAAATCACAGCAAAG GTTAAAGGACAGTTCAAAGAGCGCCTGACTGCTACAGATGTTGccatcatcatccctgtcccAAACGATGCCTCATCTCCCAAATTTAGCACAGCTAAAGGTTGTGTCGAATGGGTGCCCGAGGACAGTGCTATCATCTGGTCTATAAATTCAATTAAA GGAGGAAAAGAATTTACAATGAAGGCCCAACTGGGACTGCCAAGTGTGGAGGCAGAGGAACCTGAAGCAAAACCCCCAATCAGAGTGAAGTTCCTAATCCAATACCTAGCAGCATCAGGATTGCAG ATTTCCAAATTCGGATTTAAAGTGCGTTATTGCCAAGCTCCACTTTATGCAGAAGATTCAACATCATTCACAAGAATGCAGCGAGAAACTAAATCAGCTGTTGTCTCAAACTGTGTGAGATGA
- the LOC137325279 gene encoding AP-1 complex subunit mu-1-like isoform X1, translated as MAFSAIYFLDNKGQVLISRNYRGDVEMSMIENFMPLLLSKEEDGSLNPILMQDKVYFLWIKYKNIYMVCTLKRNTNISLSFSFLFKVKQIFIEYFGDLEQESIQDNFILMYELLDEIMDFGYPQITETAILQEYITQEGYKLKQGAPRPPAAVTNAVSWRSEGIKYRKNELFMDVIESINFLVNARGCVVHCEILGQILMNCCLSGMPEVSLCFNDNALFNQDQTENVNVVDFEDVKFHSCVRLSRFENERVISFIPPDKDFELMSYRVTNRVRPFLVVEAAVQRYTHSRMEITAKVKGQFKERLTATDVAIIIPVPNDASSPKFSTAKGCVEWVPEDSAIIWSINSIKGGKEFTMKAQLGLPSVEAEEPEAKPPIRVKFLIQYLAASGLQISKFGFKVRYCQAPLYAEDSTSFTRMQRETKSAVVSNCVR; from the exons ATGGCATTTTCTGCCATTTACTTTTTGGATAACAAAGGACAG GTTCTCATCTCACGCAATTACCGAGGGGATGTTGAAATGTCGATGATTGAGAATTTTATGCCTTTACTTCTAAGCAAAGAGGAGGATGGATCCTTAAATCCCATTTTAATGCAAGACAAAGTCTATTTCTTGTGGATTAAATACAAAAATATCTACA TGGTGTGTACACTGAAGAGAAACACCAACATTTCATTATCATTTTCATTCCTTTTCAAAGTAAAACAG ATTTTCATTGAGTACTTTGGAGATCTTGAACAAGAGAGTATACAGGACAATTTTATTCTAATGTATGAGCTCCTTGATGAAATTATGGACTTCGGCTATCCCCAGATCACTGAAACAGCCATCCTGCAGGA atacattacacaGGAAGGCTATAAATTGAAGCAGGGAGCACCTAGACCTCCAGCTGCTGTCACCAATGCTGTATCCTGGAGATCTGAAGGAATCAAGTATCGGAAGAATGAACTCTTCATGGACGTCATTGAGTCTATTAACTTCTTG GTAAATGCTCGTGGCTGTGTGGTCCACTGTGAGATTCTGGGGCAGATTTTAATGAACTGCTGCCTGAGTGGGATGCCTGAAGTCAGTTTGTGTTTTAATGACAATGCTCTTTTCAACCAGGACCAAA CAGAAAATGTTAATGTAGTGGACTTTGAAGACGTAAAATTCCATTCATGCGTCCGGCTATCTCGCTTTGAAAATGAACGCGTCATCTCATTCATCCCACCAGACAAGGACTTTGAACTGATGTCATATCGAGTCACCAATCGA GTCAGACCGTTTCTAGTGGTTGAAGCAGCTGTGCAGAGATACACGCACAGCAGAATGGAAATCACAGCAAAG GTTAAAGGACAGTTCAAAGAGCGCCTGACTGCTACAGATGTTGccatcatcatccctgtcccAAACGATGCCTCATCTCCCAAATTTAGCACAGCTAAAGGTTGTGTCGAATGGGTGCCCGAGGACAGTGCTATCATCTGGTCTATAAATTCAATTAAA GGAGGAAAAGAATTTACAATGAAGGCCCAACTGGGACTGCCAAGTGTGGAGGCAGAGGAACCTGAAGCAAAACCCCCAATCAGAGTGAAGTTCCTAATCCAATACCTAGCAGCATCAGGATTGCAG ATTTCCAAATTCGGATTTAAAGTGCGTTATTGCCAAGCTCCACTTTATGCAGAAGATTCAACATCATTCACAAGAATGCAGCGAGAAACTAAATCAGCTGTTGTCTCAAACTGTGTGAGATGA
- the LOC137325279 gene encoding AP-1 complex subunit mu-1-like isoform X4: protein MAFSAIYFLDNKGQVLISRNYRGDVEMSMIENFMPLLLSKEEDGSLNPILMQDKVYFLWIKYKNIYMVCTLKRNTNISLSFSFLFKVKQIFIEYFGDLEQESIQDNFILMYELLDEIMDFGYPQITETAILQEYITQEGYKLKQGAPRPPAAVTNAVSWRSEGIKYRKNELFMDVIESINFLVNARGCVVHCEILGQILMNCCLSGMPEVSLCFNDNALFNQDQKNVNVVDFEDVKFHSCVRLSRFENERVISFIPPDKDFELMSYRVTNRVRPFLVVEAAVQRYTHSRMEITAKVKGQFKERLTATDVAIIIPVPNDASSPKFSTAKGCVEWVPEDSAIIWSINSIKGGKEFTMKAQLGLPSVEAEEPEAKPPIRVKFLIQYLAASGLQIKYVRIIEKSTYAATSWVRCLTKNGDFQIRI, encoded by the exons ATGGCATTTTCTGCCATTTACTTTTTGGATAACAAAGGACAG GTTCTCATCTCACGCAATTACCGAGGGGATGTTGAAATGTCGATGATTGAGAATTTTATGCCTTTACTTCTAAGCAAAGAGGAGGATGGATCCTTAAATCCCATTTTAATGCAAGACAAAGTCTATTTCTTGTGGATTAAATACAAAAATATCTACA TGGTGTGTACACTGAAGAGAAACACCAACATTTCATTATCATTTTCATTCCTTTTCAAAGTAAAACAG ATTTTCATTGAGTACTTTGGAGATCTTGAACAAGAGAGTATACAGGACAATTTTATTCTAATGTATGAGCTCCTTGATGAAATTATGGACTTCGGCTATCCCCAGATCACTGAAACAGCCATCCTGCAGGA atacattacacaGGAAGGCTATAAATTGAAGCAGGGAGCACCTAGACCTCCAGCTGCTGTCACCAATGCTGTATCCTGGAGATCTGAAGGAATCAAGTATCGGAAGAATGAACTCTTCATGGACGTCATTGAGTCTATTAACTTCTTG GTAAATGCTCGTGGCTGTGTGGTCCACTGTGAGATTCTGGGGCAGATTTTAATGAACTGCTGCCTGAGTGGGATGCCTGAAGTCAGTTTGTGTTTTAATGACAATGCTCTTTTCAACCAGGACCAAA AAAATGTTAATGTAGTGGACTTTGAAGACGTAAAATTCCATTCATGCGTCCGGCTATCTCGCTTTGAAAATGAACGCGTCATCTCATTCATCCCACCAGACAAGGACTTTGAACTGATGTCATATCGAGTCACCAATCGA GTCAGACCGTTTCTAGTGGTTGAAGCAGCTGTGCAGAGATACACGCACAGCAGAATGGAAATCACAGCAAAG GTTAAAGGACAGTTCAAAGAGCGCCTGACTGCTACAGATGTTGccatcatcatccctgtcccAAACGATGCCTCATCTCCCAAATTTAGCACAGCTAAAGGTTGTGTCGAATGGGTGCCCGAGGACAGTGCTATCATCTGGTCTATAAATTCAATTAAA GGAGGAAAAGAATTTACAATGAAGGCCCAACTGGGACTGCCAAGTGTGGAGGCAGAGGAACCTGAAGCAAAACCCCCAATCAGAGTGAAGTTCCTAATCCAATACCTAGCAGCATCAGGATTGCAG ATCAAATACGTACGAATAATTGAAAAGAGCACCTATGCGGCAACGTCGTGGGTTAGATGCCTAACAAAAAATGGAG ATTTCCAAATTCGGATTTAA
- the LOC137325279 gene encoding AP-1 complex subunit mu-1-like isoform X3, with product MAFSAIYFLDNKGQVLISRNYRGDVEMSMIENFMPLLLSKEEDGSLNPILMQDKVYFLWIKYKNIYMVCTLKRNTNISLSFSFLFKVKQIFIEYFGDLEQESIQDNFILMYELLDEIMDFGYPQITETAILQEYITQEGYKLKQGAPRPPAAVTNAVSWRSEGIKYRKNELFMDVIESINFLVNARGCVVHCEILGQILMNCCLSGMPEVSLCFNDNALFNQDQTENVNVVDFEDVKFHSCVRLSRFENERVISFIPPDKDFELMSYRVTNRVRPFLVVEAAVQRYTHSRMEITAKVKGQFKERLTATDVAIIIPVPNDASSPKFSTAKGCVEWVPEDSAIIWSINSIKGGKEFTMKAQLGLPSVEAEEPEAKPPIRVKFLIQYLAASGLQIKYVRIIEKSTYAATSWVRCLTKNGDFQIRI from the exons ATGGCATTTTCTGCCATTTACTTTTTGGATAACAAAGGACAG GTTCTCATCTCACGCAATTACCGAGGGGATGTTGAAATGTCGATGATTGAGAATTTTATGCCTTTACTTCTAAGCAAAGAGGAGGATGGATCCTTAAATCCCATTTTAATGCAAGACAAAGTCTATTTCTTGTGGATTAAATACAAAAATATCTACA TGGTGTGTACACTGAAGAGAAACACCAACATTTCATTATCATTTTCATTCCTTTTCAAAGTAAAACAG ATTTTCATTGAGTACTTTGGAGATCTTGAACAAGAGAGTATACAGGACAATTTTATTCTAATGTATGAGCTCCTTGATGAAATTATGGACTTCGGCTATCCCCAGATCACTGAAACAGCCATCCTGCAGGA atacattacacaGGAAGGCTATAAATTGAAGCAGGGAGCACCTAGACCTCCAGCTGCTGTCACCAATGCTGTATCCTGGAGATCTGAAGGAATCAAGTATCGGAAGAATGAACTCTTCATGGACGTCATTGAGTCTATTAACTTCTTG GTAAATGCTCGTGGCTGTGTGGTCCACTGTGAGATTCTGGGGCAGATTTTAATGAACTGCTGCCTGAGTGGGATGCCTGAAGTCAGTTTGTGTTTTAATGACAATGCTCTTTTCAACCAGGACCAAA CAGAAAATGTTAATGTAGTGGACTTTGAAGACGTAAAATTCCATTCATGCGTCCGGCTATCTCGCTTTGAAAATGAACGCGTCATCTCATTCATCCCACCAGACAAGGACTTTGAACTGATGTCATATCGAGTCACCAATCGA GTCAGACCGTTTCTAGTGGTTGAAGCAGCTGTGCAGAGATACACGCACAGCAGAATGGAAATCACAGCAAAG GTTAAAGGACAGTTCAAAGAGCGCCTGACTGCTACAGATGTTGccatcatcatccctgtcccAAACGATGCCTCATCTCCCAAATTTAGCACAGCTAAAGGTTGTGTCGAATGGGTGCCCGAGGACAGTGCTATCATCTGGTCTATAAATTCAATTAAA GGAGGAAAAGAATTTACAATGAAGGCCCAACTGGGACTGCCAAGTGTGGAGGCAGAGGAACCTGAAGCAAAACCCCCAATCAGAGTGAAGTTCCTAATCCAATACCTAGCAGCATCAGGATTGCAG ATCAAATACGTACGAATAATTGAAAAGAGCACCTATGCGGCAACGTCGTGGGTTAGATGCCTAACAAAAAATGGAG ATTTCCAAATTCGGATTTAA